From a region of the Acinetobacter calcoaceticus genome:
- a CDS encoding PLP-dependent aminotransferase family protein, translated as MYKSEQLAHSIRQLIESGTLNAHEKLPSLRDQVQRSGFSLMTVMNAYQELESQGLIYSKEKSGYFVAELITLKPLEQYSVVSLNSKIEINSLVFKYLKSIQNESVIPFGSAFPDSQLLYAPKLIQIMGQLARQKQSYDQTTSLPPGNLALRKLIAQRYCMQGIQTDPDDIVITSGGLDALNLSLQAVAQPGDYILLQQNVFYGAWQAAERLGLKVITIPEHPQHGFDLEAFEQVINSYPIKVCWLMLNSHNPIGFTVSDDIKYKIAKLLHEHQIYLIEDDVYEELFYGGQKPLSMKYFDQQNLVLHCSSFSKTLGAGFRVGWVYAGKFSDHIQHLQLMSTISVNALIQNALVEFLSHHHYEKHLRTLRLSLERYKKQFYHYLKQHLPSSCEVYYHPSGYFLWVKLPNSLDSMQIYEELIQQNIGVAPSPLFSVLPAQQHYLRINCSFEWTPKIQSALEQIIKTIQQRVEAVS; from the coding sequence ATGTATAAATCAGAACAACTTGCCCATAGCATTCGCCAACTCATTGAGAGCGGCACTTTAAATGCACACGAGAAGTTACCTTCTTTAAGAGATCAGGTGCAACGCTCTGGTTTTAGTTTAATGACGGTAATGAATGCTTACCAAGAACTTGAATCACAGGGTTTGATCTATTCCAAAGAAAAATCGGGATACTTCGTTGCCGAGCTCATTACGCTTAAACCTTTAGAGCAATATTCTGTTGTTTCACTCAACTCAAAAATTGAAATTAATTCTTTAGTTTTTAAATATCTTAAATCAATTCAAAATGAATCTGTCATACCGTTTGGCTCTGCCTTTCCTGACAGTCAGCTTTTATATGCGCCTAAACTTATTCAAATTATGGGGCAGCTTGCCCGTCAGAAACAAAGTTACGACCAAACTACAAGCCTACCACCCGGCAATTTAGCTTTACGAAAACTCATTGCTCAACGCTACTGTATGCAGGGGATTCAGACCGACCCAGATGACATTGTCATTACATCTGGCGGACTAGATGCCCTCAATCTTTCCTTACAAGCGGTTGCTCAACCGGGTGACTATATTTTATTACAACAAAACGTATTTTATGGCGCTTGGCAGGCAGCAGAACGTTTAGGGTTAAAAGTTATTACGATTCCTGAGCATCCTCAACATGGTTTTGATCTAGAGGCTTTTGAACAAGTTATTAATAGTTATCCAATTAAAGTCTGTTGGTTGATGTTAAACAGCCATAATCCAATCGGGTTTACGGTGAGCGACGATATTAAATATAAAATTGCTAAGCTACTTCATGAGCACCAAATTTATTTAATTGAAGATGACGTTTATGAAGAGCTGTTTTATGGCGGACAAAAGCCTCTTTCAATGAAGTATTTTGATCAGCAAAATCTGGTCCTTCACTGCTCTTCATTTTCTAAAACGTTAGGTGCAGGTTTTCGGGTCGGTTGGGTCTATGCAGGTAAATTTTCTGATCATATTCAGCATTTACAACTCATGAGTACCATTTCAGTAAATGCACTCATTCAAAATGCCTTAGTCGAGTTTTTGTCTCATCATCATTATGAAAAGCACTTACGTACTCTCAGACTTTCACTTGAGCGTTATAAAAAGCAGTTTTATCACTATTTAAAGCAACATCTGCCATCCTCTTGCGAAGTTTATTACCATCCAAGTGGTTATTTTCTTTGGGTTAAGCTACCGAATAGTTTAGATAGTATGCAAATTTATGAAGAGTTAATTCAACAAAACATTGGGGTGGCTCCAAGTCCACTGTTTAGTGTTTTACCCGCACAGCAGCATTATTTAAGAATCAACTGCTCTTTTGAATGGACACCCAAAATTCAAAGTGCATTAGAACAAATCATTAAAACAATTCAACAGCGGGTTGAAGCTGTTTCTTAA
- the madM gene encoding malonate transporter subunit MadM, which produces MDAIIAVLSKNALVTALAVTGLMMFVSHLLSKYLTKGKLQSSAIAITLGLVVAYFAGVYTQGTKGVSDIAIFSGFALLGGAMIRDLAIASTAFEVDVKEVKKAGKIGLIALVLGCVVPFAIGVMVAWVMGYRDPISMTTIGAGAMTYIVGPITGTAIGASSDVIALSIAIGLIKSVFFMVGTPLLAKFMYLKSPRSAMVFGGLAGTTSGTAAGLAGTDVRLVPYGALVATFYTGLGCLLGPSLFFITVNAIFG; this is translated from the coding sequence ATGGACGCTATAATTGCTGTGTTATCAAAAAATGCATTAGTGACTGCTCTTGCCGTAACGGGTTTAATGATGTTTGTTTCCCATTTACTCTCAAAATATTTGACGAAGGGGAAACTACAAAGCTCTGCAATCGCGATTACTTTAGGTTTAGTTGTCGCTTACTTTGCAGGGGTCTATACGCAAGGAACCAAAGGTGTTTCTGATATCGCTATATTTTCTGGATTTGCATTGCTAGGTGGAGCCATGATTCGGGATCTGGCTATTGCTTCAACAGCCTTTGAAGTCGATGTGAAAGAAGTGAAGAAAGCAGGAAAAATTGGTCTAATCGCATTAGTGCTTGGTTGTGTAGTGCCTTTTGCCATCGGTGTGATGGTGGCATGGGTGATGGGATATCGAGATCCAATCTCAATGACGACGATTGGTGCAGGTGCAATGACTTATATTGTTGGTCCAATTACAGGAACCGCGATTGGTGCTAGCTCAGATGTAATCGCGCTTTCTATTGCGATTGGATTAATCAAGTCTGTTTTCTTTATGGTCGGCACACCACTTCTTGCTAAATTCATGTATCTAAAAAGTCCGCGTTCAGCGATGGTATTTGGCGGTTTAGCGGGAACAACAAGCGGTACGGCAGCCGGTTTAGCTGGAACAGATGTAAGACTTGTTCCTTATGGTGCTTTAGTTGCAACCTTCTACACAGGACTTGGTTGCTTACTTGGACCATCCTTATTTTTTATAACGGTTAATGCAATTTTTGGATAA
- the mdcH gene encoding malonate decarboxylase subunit epsilon, which yields MASIWVYPGQGVQRSNMLHDLPQTALVNEYLERASDVLKEDVLMLDSSAALQSTRAVQLCLLISGVVSSAILTAENLKPDYVAGLSIGAWSAAVVAGVLTYEDAIRLVAYRGELMQNAYPAGYGMTALIGADLAAVETWVKQIYETTPEIYVANINAHNQIVISGSHDAMQQVAILAKQQGVVAKKLDVSVPSHCELLGRQAEQLAASMEGVTLKQPKIRYLSGTTARTLSKSEQIADDLAFNMSRTVDWESTLQAAWERGVRLQIEALPGTVLTALARRIFKEGTVLSFQGTRLDSIQIAMQNSGSL from the coding sequence ATGGCTTCAATTTGGGTATATCCGGGACAAGGTGTGCAACGAAGCAACATGTTGCACGACCTACCACAAACTGCTCTGGTAAATGAATATCTTGAGCGTGCATCGGATGTACTCAAAGAAGATGTTTTGATGCTAGATAGTTCGGCTGCGTTGCAATCGACAAGAGCCGTACAGCTTTGTTTGCTCATTTCAGGCGTGGTGAGTTCAGCTATATTAACTGCTGAAAACTTAAAACCAGATTATGTAGCGGGTCTATCGATTGGCGCATGGTCGGCTGCGGTTGTAGCAGGAGTTTTAACCTATGAAGATGCTATTCGTTTAGTTGCCTATCGAGGTGAACTCATGCAAAACGCATATCCAGCAGGTTATGGTATGACCGCGTTAATTGGTGCAGACCTTGCAGCTGTCGAAACATGGGTAAAACAGATTTATGAAACAACACCAGAAATTTATGTCGCAAATATTAATGCACATAACCAGATTGTTATTTCAGGAAGTCATGATGCCATGCAACAAGTTGCTATTTTGGCAAAACAGCAAGGCGTGGTGGCAAAAAAATTAGATGTATCCGTGCCATCGCATTGTGAATTATTAGGTCGGCAAGCAGAGCAACTTGCAGCGTCTATGGAGGGAGTCACTTTAAAGCAGCCTAAAATTCGTTATTTAAGTGGTACAACCGCTCGTACGCTGAGTAAGTCAGAACAAATTGCTGATGACTTGGCTTTTAACATGAGTCGAACGGTAGATTGGGAAAGCACCCTGCAAGCTGCATGGGAGCGTGGTGTAAGACTACAGATAGAAGCTTTGCCGGGAACGGTTCTCACTGCACTCGCACGTCGGATATTTAAAGAAGGAACTGTGTTGTCATTTCAAGGAACACGTTTAGACAGCATTCAGATTGCAATGCAAAATAGTGGTTCTTTATAG
- the madL gene encoding malonate transporter subunit MadL: MIIYGTAILAICHLLGDYFGNTLGMLLGVKANVGGVAISMILLILSKELLARKGYLPQITQFGVLYWSGMYIPIVVAMSAGQNVVAALSGGMLGLIVSIASLIGTVLVIRYLNRISGDYETYEWTIEAKEKIA, from the coding sequence ATGATTATATATGGAACAGCAATATTAGCGATCTGTCATTTATTAGGTGATTATTTTGGTAATACTTTAGGCATGCTATTAGGTGTAAAAGCCAATGTAGGAGGCGTTGCTATTTCAATGATTCTTTTAATTTTATCTAAAGAATTATTGGCAAGAAAAGGCTATTTGCCACAAATCACTCAATTTGGCGTTTTATATTGGTCAGGAATGTATATTCCGATCGTGGTGGCGATGTCGGCAGGACAAAATGTTGTTGCTGCGCTATCTGGAGGAATGTTAGGACTGATCGTTTCTATTGCCTCTTTAATTGGCACGGTTTTAGTCATTCGCTACTTAAATCGAATTAGTGGCGACTATGAAACCTATGAATGGACGATAGAAGCTAAGGAAAAAATAGCCTAA
- a CDS encoding LysR family transcriptional regulator, whose protein sequence is MEIDEELTLKKIQIFLAFMRCGNLSKTATEMELSNVSVHKALHSLESALRCPLFKNEGRNLIPLKSAYVFEERAQKIIQDIFITVNKTREAAGFAAKVLHLGSLYSLTVNTIPNVISGLKLRRSELDIQLLLSSNQDLVKKLKATELDAIIVALNETTQDDDFEILPMFSDDIFLAVNKDSKYAEFKEIDLSLLKEETFLTLTKGFATHNDSDIIFKKAGFSPKVALQVNDIFTLISMVSSGVGFALLPGRISAVYESSVKLIPLKQQYHMQQEIGLVFLKSKERDPNLLALIAECRMFASNFHKMNK, encoded by the coding sequence ATGGAAATTGATGAAGAACTCACCCTTAAAAAGATACAGATTTTTTTAGCATTTATGCGCTGTGGCAATTTGTCTAAAACCGCGACAGAAATGGAGCTTAGTAATGTCAGTGTTCACAAAGCACTGCACTCTTTAGAAAGCGCTTTACGCTGCCCGCTTTTTAAAAATGAAGGACGTAATCTCATTCCTTTAAAAAGTGCCTATGTTTTTGAAGAACGGGCGCAAAAAATCATACAGGACATTTTTATTACCGTTAATAAAACCAGAGAAGCCGCAGGTTTTGCAGCTAAGGTTTTACATTTAGGTTCACTTTATTCTTTAACTGTAAATACGATTCCAAATGTAATTAGCGGGCTTAAGCTCAGACGCAGTGAACTTGATATTCAACTGTTACTCAGCTCAAATCAGGACTTGGTTAAAAAACTTAAAGCAACGGAACTTGATGCGATTATTGTGGCTTTAAATGAAACCACTCAAGATGATGACTTTGAAATTTTACCTATGTTTTCAGATGATATTTTTCTGGCCGTCAATAAAGATTCAAAATATGCAGAGTTTAAAGAAATTGATTTAAGCCTATTAAAAGAAGAGACATTCCTCACTTTAACCAAAGGCTTTGCGACCCATAACGATAGCGATATTATTTTTAAAAAAGCAGGCTTCTCGCCTAAAGTTGCCTTGCAAGTGAACGATATTTTTACTCTCATTAGTATGGTCAGTTCAGGCGTTGGTTTTGCCCTTTTACCGGGTCGTATTTCTGCGGTTTATGAAAGCTCAGTTAAGCTCATTCCGCTAAAACAGCAATATCATATGCAACAAGAAATCGGTTTGGTTTTTTTAAAAAGTAAGGAACGAGATCCTAATTTACTCGCACTGATTGCAGAGTGTCGTATGTTTGCTTCGAATTTTCATAAAATGAATAAATAG
- a CDS encoding malonate decarboxylase holo-ACP synthase has product MVMKLVLEAHDLLWGMTVDYLTDDAPLWVKEVLLRGDPVVVRRAITSADQVAVGIRGQLRHQRYATQMPRSAITKQLKPEALTHVNTQQFEHLAERLQTISSIMKKFSECWGYTGSFGFELATGIQTVTQQSDIDLLIRAEQPFAKKQAIELLETFQQAGLSVDIQLQLPQGGLALKEWARNSGKVLLKRAEGAVLVENPWN; this is encoded by the coding sequence ATGGTCATGAAACTTGTTCTCGAAGCCCATGATTTGTTGTGGGGCATGACGGTAGATTACTTGACCGATGATGCTCCGCTTTGGGTGAAAGAGGTGTTACTACGAGGCGATCCTGTTGTGGTTCGGCGGGCAATTACCTCGGCAGATCAGGTTGCTGTGGGTATAAGAGGACAATTACGTCATCAACGATATGCCACGCAAATGCCACGATCTGCTATTACCAAACAACTTAAACCAGAAGCACTGACTCACGTGAATACACAGCAGTTTGAGCATTTGGCAGAACGTTTGCAGACCATTTCTAGCATTATGAAAAAATTTTCAGAGTGTTGGGGATATACAGGAAGTTTTGGGTTTGAGCTGGCAACTGGTATTCAAACAGTCACTCAGCAAAGTGACATAGATTTGTTGATTCGAGCTGAACAACCTTTTGCCAAAAAGCAGGCGATTGAGCTACTCGAAACTTTTCAGCAAGCGGGGCTAAGTGTAGATATACAGCTACAACTACCGCAGGGTGGTTTGGCTTTAAAAGAGTGGGCTAGGAATAGCGGAAAAGTTCTATTAAAACGTGCTGAAGGTGCTGTTTTAGTAGAAAACCCATGGAATTAG